One stretch of Janibacter limosus DNA includes these proteins:
- the aroA gene encoding 3-phosphoshikimate 1-carboxyvinyltransferase, with the protein MTSPDWHAPAASGRLDATVTLPGSKSLTNRYLVLAALASDTSRLRRPLRSRDTELMAQALRQLGAGVDDATSTGGSPDWLITPATLRGGRPVDCGLAGTVMRFLPPVAALAGGPVPFDGDEHARVRPMAAVIDALRDLGVTIEDEGRGTLPFVVQGQGSVRGGTVVVDASASSQFISALLLVGSRFDEGITIVHEGKPVPSLPHIEMTVETLRDAGAAVDDSEANTWRVEPGELLPLDVTVEPDLSNAAPFLAAAVVAGGSVSVPDWPGHTTQAGDRIRDVLEQMGAEVTLDSRTLTVTGDGHPRGIDIDLHDAAELTPVVAALAACAEGRSYIRGVGHIRGHETDRIAALSRELGGLGVGVTELEDGLQIDPAPLRGNTFHTYADHRMVMAGAVMALRAPGTVVQDPGTVVKTLPEFVQLWQSMLEAAAR; encoded by the coding sequence ATGACCAGCCCTGATTGGCATGCCCCGGCAGCGTCCGGCCGCCTCGATGCGACCGTGACGCTGCCGGGCAGCAAGTCCCTCACCAACCGGTACCTCGTCCTCGCCGCCCTGGCCTCGGACACCTCGCGGCTGCGCCGCCCCCTTCGCTCCCGGGACACCGAGCTGATGGCCCAGGCCCTGCGCCAGCTCGGCGCCGGCGTCGACGACGCCACGTCCACCGGCGGCTCCCCCGACTGGCTGATCACCCCCGCGACCCTGCGCGGCGGACGCCCCGTCGACTGCGGCCTCGCGGGGACCGTCATGCGCTTCCTCCCGCCCGTCGCGGCCCTGGCCGGCGGCCCGGTGCCCTTCGACGGCGACGAGCACGCCCGCGTGCGGCCGATGGCCGCGGTCATCGATGCTCTCCGGGACCTCGGCGTGACGATCGAGGACGAAGGGAGGGGCACCCTCCCCTTCGTCGTGCAGGGACAGGGCTCGGTGCGTGGCGGCACGGTCGTCGTCGACGCGTCCGCGTCCTCCCAGTTCATCTCCGCGCTGCTGCTCGTCGGGTCACGCTTCGACGAGGGCATCACGATCGTCCACGAGGGCAAGCCCGTGCCGTCGCTGCCGCACATCGAGATGACCGTCGAGACGCTGCGCGACGCCGGTGCCGCGGTCGACGACTCCGAGGCCAACACCTGGCGGGTCGAGCCGGGCGAGCTGCTGCCGCTCGACGTGACCGTCGAGCCCGACCTGTCCAACGCCGCGCCCTTCCTCGCCGCCGCGGTCGTGGCCGGCGGGTCGGTCTCGGTCCCCGACTGGCCGGGGCACACCACCCAGGCCGGCGACCGGATCCGCGACGTGCTCGAGCAGATGGGCGCCGAGGTCACCCTCGACTCGCGCACGCTGACCGTGACCGGCGACGGGCACCCGCGCGGGATCGACATCGACCTGCACGATGCCGCCGAGCTGACCCCCGTCGTGGCTGCCCTGGCGGCGTGCGCCGAGGGCCGCTCGTACATCCGCGGGGTCGGGCACATCCGCGGTCACGAGACCGACCGGATCGCCGCGCTCTCGCGCGAGCTGGGCGGTCTGGGCGTCGGGGTGACCGAGCTCGAGGACGGGCTGCAGATCGACCCGGCACCCTTGCGGGGCAACACCTTCCACACCTACGCCGACCACCGCATGGTGATGGCCGGCGCCGTGATGGCGCTGCGCGCGCCGGGCACGGTCGTGCAGGACCCGGGCACCGTCGTCAAGACGCTGCCCGAGTTCGTCCAGCTGTGGCAGTCCATGCTCGAGGCCGCGGCACGCTGA
- the rsgA gene encoding ribosome small subunit-dependent GTPase A, giving the protein MGRAASSWDERDVRVRPNRRGTRPRTKDRPKHEDAVVGRVTAVDRGRWTTLVPAGDGLPERVVIAMRARELGRSPVVVGDRVAMVGDTSGQPDGLARIVRIEERATVLRRTADDTDPFERVIVANADQLVVVAALADPEPRPRLIDRCLVAAYDAGMDPLLVLTKSDLASGEDFLAQYAPLNVPHVVTSVLTEGSEGLTELRRRLAGRVSVLVGHSGVGKSTLVNALCPDADRATGHVNDVTGRGRHTSTSALGLRLPAVDGLEIDGREIDLDDPDAPGWIIDTPGIRSFGLAHVQPDHIIRHFPELAEGADAGCPRGCTHDEPDCALDAWVAAGHAGTGGEQRLDSLRRLLRARSGEDTH; this is encoded by the coding sequence ATGGGCCGGGCCGCGAGCAGCTGGGACGAGCGGGACGTGCGGGTGCGGCCCAACCGGCGAGGCACCCGTCCCCGCACCAAGGACCGGCCCAAGCACGAGGACGCGGTAGTCGGACGCGTGACCGCGGTCGACCGCGGTCGCTGGACGACCCTCGTGCCGGCAGGCGACGGTCTGCCCGAGCGCGTCGTCATCGCGATGCGGGCCCGCGAGCTGGGCCGCTCCCCCGTCGTGGTCGGCGACCGGGTCGCGATGGTCGGCGACACCTCCGGGCAGCCGGACGGGCTCGCGCGCATCGTGCGGATCGAGGAGCGGGCGACGGTGCTGCGGCGCACGGCAGACGACACCGACCCCTTCGAGCGGGTGATCGTCGCCAACGCCGACCAGCTCGTGGTCGTCGCGGCCCTGGCCGACCCCGAGCCGCGCCCCCGACTCATCGACCGCTGCCTGGTGGCGGCCTACGACGCCGGGATGGACCCCCTTCTCGTCCTGACGAAGTCCGACCTCGCGTCCGGTGAGGACTTCCTCGCCCAGTACGCACCGCTCAACGTGCCGCACGTGGTGACCTCGGTGCTCACCGAGGGCAGCGAGGGCCTGACCGAGCTGCGGCGGCGTCTGGCCGGGCGGGTCTCCGTGCTCGTCGGGCACTCCGGGGTCGGCAAGTCCACGCTGGTCAACGCGCTGTGCCCCGACGCCGACCGGGCGACCGGCCACGTCAACGACGTCACCGGCCGCGGGCGCCACACGTCGACCAGTGCTCTGGGGCTGCGGCTGCCGGCCGTCGACGGGCTCGAGATCGATGGGCGTGAGATCGACCTGGACGACCCGGACGCACCCGGGTGGATCATCGACACCCCGGGGATCCGGTCCTTCGGGCTGGCGCACGTGCAGCCCGACCACATCATCCGGCACTTCCCCGAGCTGGCGGAGGGCGCCGACGCCGGCTGCCCGCGCGGGTGCACCCACGACGAGCCCGACTGCGCCCTCGACGCCTGGGTGGCTGCCGGGCACGCCGGGACCGGCGGAGAGCAGCGACTGGACTCCCTTCGCCGGCTGCTGCGGGCGCGATCGGGCGAGGACACCCACTAG
- the hisN gene encoding histidinol-phosphatase, producing MATSHYADDLRLAHVLADQVERITMSRFQADDLVVESKPDLTPVSDADRSCEEAIRAQLSRSRGRDAVLGEEFGNTGDSQRRWIIDPIDGTKNYVRGVPVWATLIGLVDGEDCVMGLVAAPALGRRWWAAKDAGAWTGRSLSQARQIGVSKVSRLADASLSYSSLDGWRESGRGSSFLNLTSDMWRTRAYGDFWSYMLVAEGAVDVAAEPELELYDMAALVAIVEEAGGRFTSLDGTRGPWGGNAVASNGLLHDEVLSRLTPRP from the coding sequence ATGGCGACCTCCCACTATGCCGACGACCTGCGACTGGCCCACGTGCTGGCCGACCAGGTCGAGCGGATCACGATGTCCCGGTTCCAGGCGGACGACCTCGTCGTCGAGTCCAAGCCCGACCTGACCCCCGTCAGCGACGCCGACCGCTCCTGCGAGGAGGCGATCCGCGCCCAGCTGTCCCGCTCCCGCGGTCGCGACGCGGTCCTCGGCGAGGAGTTCGGCAACACCGGTGACTCGCAACGTCGCTGGATCATCGACCCGATCGACGGGACCAAGAACTACGTCCGCGGCGTCCCCGTCTGGGCGACGCTCATCGGTCTCGTCGACGGCGAGGACTGCGTCATGGGGCTCGTCGCGGCGCCCGCCCTCGGCCGCCGCTGGTGGGCCGCCAAGGACGCCGGCGCCTGGACCGGGCGCTCGCTCTCGCAGGCCCGGCAGATCGGCGTCTCCAAGGTCTCCCGGCTCGCCGACGCCTCCCTCTCCTACAGCTCGCTCGACGGCTGGCGTGAGAGCGGACGCGGGAGCAGCTTCCTCAACCTGACCTCCGACATGTGGCGCACCCGGGCCTACGGGGACTTCTGGTCCTACATGCTCGTGGCTGAGGGCGCCGTCGACGTCGCCGCCGAGCCCGAGCTCGAGCTCTACGACATGGCGGCCCTCGTCGCGATCGTCGAGGAGGCGGGCGGCCGATTCACCTCCCTCGACGGCACCCGCGGCCCGTGGGGTGGCAATGCCGTGGCGAGCAATGGGCTGCTGCACGACGAGGTGCTCTCGCGTCTGACCCCTCGGCCATAG
- a CDS encoding M16 family metallopeptidase: protein MSTVDEASTPVQPRPEVTPPGEWSFPQPRELVLPNGIRALVHDVPGQYVVSVRVTVPVALRHEPPAVEGVAWIMARLLDEGTRTHEQRELSELLERRGVAIGAGMSEASLGMDMDVPQRNLEAALELLTECLSEPVFAETEVARLTRTRLAEIEQERASAGRRALKEWAKTYYDASSRASRPGSGTPETVAAITRQDVVDFHAQHVHPEGATVVVAGDLTGVDVDALLAGSLGAWTTSGRTASVEPAPAPRAADAARVVLVDRPGSVQSEILIGSPGPDRRVDSGWAPFPILGYVIGGAPNARIDEVLREDKGYTYGIRAGFRPRQIGSAFTVSGSVRADSTVDSLRLLTQILGEVGSGLTEQETRAGVDFMTLTAPGRYDTADAIADETSGLAGDNLPLTFTSDVITAMRELTPADLDAAWREHVSQERTIIVVGDASLYRDEVEALGLGPVTVVAN from the coding sequence ATGAGCACCGTCGACGAGGCGAGCACCCCGGTGCAGCCGCGGCCCGAGGTCACCCCGCCGGGTGAGTGGAGCTTCCCCCAGCCGCGAGAGCTGGTGCTGCCCAACGGGATCCGCGCCCTCGTGCACGACGTGCCGGGCCAGTACGTCGTCTCGGTGCGGGTCACCGTGCCGGTCGCGCTGCGCCACGAGCCGCCGGCGGTCGAGGGGGTCGCCTGGATCATGGCGCGACTGCTCGACGAGGGCACCCGCACGCACGAGCAGCGGGAGCTGTCCGAGCTGCTCGAGCGACGAGGCGTCGCGATCGGTGCCGGCATGAGCGAGGCCTCCCTCGGCATGGACATGGACGTGCCGCAGCGCAACCTCGAGGCGGCGCTGGAGCTGCTCACCGAGTGCCTCAGCGAGCCGGTCTTCGCCGAGACCGAGGTCGCGCGGCTGACGCGCACCCGGCTGGCAGAGATCGAGCAGGAGCGGGCCTCGGCCGGGCGCCGGGCGCTGAAGGAGTGGGCCAAGACCTACTACGACGCGAGCAGCAGGGCGAGCCGCCCGGGCTCCGGGACGCCGGAGACGGTCGCCGCGATCACCCGCCAGGACGTCGTCGACTTCCACGCGCAGCACGTCCACCCCGAGGGGGCGACGGTGGTCGTCGCCGGTGACCTGACCGGGGTCGACGTCGACGCGCTGCTGGCCGGGTCCCTCGGCGCGTGGACCACCTCCGGGCGGACCGCCTCGGTGGAGCCGGCCCCCGCGCCGCGAGCCGCTGACGCCGCCCGCGTGGTGCTCGTCGACCGGCCGGGCTCGGTCCAGTCGGAGATCCTCATCGGCAGCCCCGGACCCGACCGGCGGGTCGACTCGGGGTGGGCTCCCTTCCCGATCCTGGGCTATGTCATCGGCGGTGCGCCCAATGCCCGCATCGACGAGGTGCTGCGCGAGGACAAGGGTTACACCTACGGCATCCGGGCGGGTTTCCGGCCGCGGCAGATCGGGTCGGCCTTCACCGTCTCGGGGTCGGTGCGTGCCGACTCGACCGTGGACTCGCTGCGGCTGCTGACCCAGATCCTCGGTGAGGTCGGCAGCGGGCTCACCGAGCAGGAGACGCGCGCCGGCGTGGACTTCATGACGCTCACCGCACCCGGGCGCTACGACACGGCCGACGCCATCGCCGACGAGACGAGCGGGCTGGCGGGCGACAACCTGCCGCTGACCTTCACCAGCGACGTCATCACCGCGATGCGTGAGCTCACTCCCGCCGACCTCGACGCCGCGTGGCGCGAGCACGTCTCGCAGGAGCGCACGATCATCGTCGTGGGCGACGCCTCGCTGTACCGGGACGAGGTCGAGGCGCTCGGCCTGGGCCCGGTCACGGTCGTCGCCAACTGA
- a CDS encoding M16 family metallopeptidase yields the protein MHFTLEEHTLANGLRVVVQPDHTTPTVTVNLWVGVGSRHEEPGRTGFAHLFEHLMFQGSAHVDNGEHFQALMGVGGRLNATTWFDRTNYFETIPSGALELALWLEADRHANLLAAVNQANLDNQRDVVKEEKRQRYDNQPYGQALSTVYATIFPEGHPYHHPTIGSMEDLDAASVQDVHDFFTAHYAPDNTVMTIVGDVTAERAVGLVEQYFGHITHAAAPRRGPVAPLPPLAEPVRVEVLDEVPNDRIHLAFRLPAEGGDTRQEFLAASMALDCLGGLSFSPLEQHLVLDQQVANSIDVGAMGFVDGVSLGLVVADVAEGVDTDALEEQICAELTAFADEGPTPEQMEAVRAQAERGWLSSLAAKDERADIIGHYTCLHDDPEYVNTFLDRLGEVTPDDVRAAAHKYLRPQSRAAVVYRVAQQQEEVA from the coding sequence ATGCACTTCACCCTCGAGGAGCACACCCTCGCCAACGGGCTGCGCGTCGTCGTGCAGCCGGACCACACGACCCCGACCGTCACGGTCAACCTGTGGGTAGGTGTCGGATCGCGCCATGAGGAGCCGGGTCGCACCGGCTTCGCCCACCTCTTCGAGCACCTGATGTTCCAGGGGAGTGCCCACGTCGACAACGGCGAGCACTTCCAGGCGCTCATGGGTGTCGGCGGCCGGCTCAACGCCACGACGTGGTTCGACCGGACCAACTACTTCGAGACCATCCCCTCCGGGGCGCTGGAGCTGGCGCTCTGGCTCGAGGCCGACCGGCACGCCAACCTGCTCGCGGCGGTCAACCAGGCCAACCTCGACAACCAGCGCGATGTGGTCAAGGAGGAGAAGCGTCAGCGGTACGACAACCAGCCCTACGGCCAGGCGCTGTCGACGGTCTACGCGACGATCTTCCCCGAGGGCCACCCCTACCACCACCCGACGATCGGCTCGATGGAGGACCTCGACGCCGCATCGGTGCAGGACGTCCACGACTTCTTCACCGCGCACTACGCCCCGGACAACACGGTCATGACGATCGTCGGCGACGTGACGGCGGAGCGGGCCGTCGGCCTCGTCGAGCAGTACTTCGGGCACATCACCCACGCGGCGGCGCCACGACGGGGCCCGGTCGCCCCCCTTCCGCCCCTGGCCGAGCCGGTCCGGGTCGAGGTCCTCGACGAGGTGCCCAACGACCGCATCCATCTCGCCTTCCGCCTCCCTGCCGAAGGGGGCGACACCCGCCAGGAGTTCCTGGCCGCCTCGATGGCGCTCGACTGCCTGGGCGGGTTGAGCTTCTCCCCGCTGGAGCAGCACCTGGTCCTCGACCAGCAGGTCGCCAACAGCATCGACGTCGGGGCCATGGGCTTCGTCGACGGGGTGTCGCTGGGTCTCGTCGTCGCGGACGTCGCCGAGGGCGTCGACACCGACGCGCTCGAGGAGCAGATCTGCGCCGAGCTGACGGCCTTCGCCGACGAGGGGCCGACGCCCGAGCAGATGGAGGCGGTGCGCGCCCAGGCCGAGCGTGGCTGGCTCTCGTCCCTGGCTGCCAAGGACGAGCGCGCCGACATCATCGGCCACTACACGTGCCTCCACGACGACCCGGAGTACGTCAACACCTTCCTCGACCGACTGGGCGAGGTCACCCCCGACGACGTGCGCGCGGCGGCCCACAAGTACCTGCGGCCGCAGAGCCGGGCCGCTGTCGTCTACCGCGTCGCGCAGCAGCAGGAGGAGGTCGCATGA
- a CDS encoding NAD(P)/FAD-dependent oxidoreductase, which yields MGDVSETSAKHRVVIIGSGFGGLFAAKALSGKDVEVTLVSRTGHHLFQPLLYQVATGILSEGDIAPATRDILARDKNVRTILGDVMDIDLEARTVTSHSLGQETVTPYDSLIIGAGAGQSYFGNDHFARYAPGMKDIDNALELRGRIFGAFELAETTTDPHDRERLLTFVVVGAGPTGVEMAGQIAELSHKTLAHEFRHINPRDARVVLLDGADMVLPSFGDHLGAKARKSLEARGVEVQLGAMVTQVDGTGIEVKDKDGTHRRIESMTKVWAAGVAASPLGKMVADQAGAEVDRAGRVHVEEDLTLKGHPEVFLIGDMINLKRYPGVAQLAIQGGRYAAKEIVGRLDGKEPQAPFKYFDKGSMATISKYSAVASIGRIKLTGFIAWLAWLAVHLMAMVGFKNRISTLLNWIITFVGNNRNERVTTMQQVFARRAMEDLGPGAYPELPRRGHEEQLEAEVQRDAS from the coding sequence ATGGGAGACGTGAGCGAAACCTCTGCCAAGCACCGCGTCGTCATCATCGGATCCGGCTTCGGCGGCCTCTTCGCCGCCAAGGCACTGAGCGGCAAGGACGTCGAGGTCACCCTCGTCTCGCGTACCGGCCACCACCTCTTCCAGCCGCTGCTGTACCAGGTGGCGACGGGCATCCTCTCCGAGGGCGACATCGCTCCGGCGACCCGCGACATCCTCGCTCGCGACAAGAACGTGCGCACGATCCTCGGCGATGTCATGGACATCGACCTCGAGGCCCGCACGGTCACCTCCCACTCGCTGGGCCAGGAGACGGTCACCCCGTACGACAGCCTGATCATCGGCGCCGGTGCCGGCCAGTCCTACTTCGGCAACGACCACTTCGCCCGCTACGCACCGGGCATGAAGGACATCGACAACGCCCTCGAGCTGCGCGGCCGGATCTTCGGCGCCTTCGAGCTGGCCGAGACCACGACCGACCCCCACGACCGCGAGCGTCTGCTCACCTTCGTCGTCGTCGGTGCCGGTCCGACCGGTGTCGAGATGGCCGGCCAGATCGCCGAGCTGTCCCACAAGACGCTGGCCCACGAGTTCCGCCACATCAACCCGCGCGATGCCCGCGTGGTGCTCCTCGACGGTGCCGACATGGTGCTGCCCTCCTTCGGCGACCACCTCGGTGCCAAGGCGCGCAAGAGCCTCGAGGCCCGCGGCGTCGAGGTCCAGCTCGGCGCCATGGTGACCCAGGTCGACGGCACCGGCATCGAGGTCAAGGACAAGGACGGCACCCACCGCCGCATCGAGTCGATGACCAAGGTCTGGGCCGCCGGCGTCGCCGCCTCCCCGCTGGGCAAGATGGTCGCCGACCAGGCGGGCGCCGAGGTCGACCGCGCCGGTCGGGTGCACGTCGAGGAGGACCTGACGCTCAAGGGTCACCCCGAGGTCTTCCTCATCGGCGACATGATCAACCTCAAGCGCTACCCGGGCGTCGCCCAGCTGGCGATCCAGGGTGGTCGCTACGCGGCCAAGGAGATCGTCGGTCGCCTCGACGGCAAGGAGCCGCAGGCCCCCTTCAAGTACTTCGACAAGGGCTCGATGGCCACGATCTCGAAGTACTCCGCCGTCGCCAGCATCGGCCGGATCAAGCTCACCGGATTCATCGCCTGGCTGGCCTGGCTGGCCGTGCACCTCATGGCGATGGTCGGCTTCAAGAACCGCATCTCCACCCTGCTCAACTGGATCATCACCTTCGTCGGCAACAACCGCAACGAGCGGGTGACGACGATGCAGCAGGTCTTCGCGCGTCGGGCGATGGAGGACCTCGGCCCGGGCGCCTACCCCGAGCTGCCCCGTCGCGGGCACGAGGAGCAGCTCGAGGCCGAGGTGCAGCGCGACGCGTCGTAG
- the chrA gene encoding chromate efflux transporter: MRALEVFRVFLLLGLTSFGGPVAHLGYFRDAFVVRRQWLTEAAYADLVALCQFLPGPASSQVGMAIGLRRAGYLGMAAAWVGFTLPSALLMLGFALGARAIGVTGDEGWLLGLKAAAVAVVAHAVIGMARTLAAGPRRATIAVAALAVVLLLPSAASQVAAIVLGALAGLLWLSADPVTDEEDEAVPVRRRTALTALTIWVGLLISLPVLAALVHDPTLGIVDSFYRVGSLVFGGGHVVLPLLEAETVGTGLVGHGDFLAGYGAAQAVPGPLFTFSAYLGALVPGQSAPLGALVALLAIFLPSALLVVAGLPFWQRLRRSARARRALAGAGAAVVGLLAAALYDPVLTQGITGAGTMVVAAIAFVALTVWKAPAWAVVIGASVLGAGLLQIVP; encoded by the coding sequence GTGCGCGCACTCGAGGTCTTCCGCGTCTTCCTGCTGCTCGGGCTCACCAGCTTCGGGGGGCCGGTCGCGCACCTGGGCTACTTCCGCGATGCCTTCGTCGTGCGCCGCCAGTGGCTCACCGAGGCGGCCTACGCCGACCTCGTCGCGCTCTGCCAGTTCCTCCCCGGACCGGCCTCGAGCCAGGTGGGGATGGCGATCGGGCTGCGCCGTGCCGGCTACCTCGGCATGGCCGCGGCATGGGTGGGCTTCACCCTCCCTTCGGCCCTGCTCATGCTCGGCTTTGCCCTCGGCGCGCGGGCCATCGGCGTCACCGGGGACGAAGGGTGGTTGCTGGGTCTCAAGGCCGCCGCCGTCGCCGTCGTGGCCCACGCGGTGATCGGGATGGCGCGCACGCTCGCCGCCGGGCCGCGGCGCGCCACGATCGCGGTGGCCGCGCTCGCGGTCGTCCTGCTGCTCCCGTCTGCTGCCAGCCAGGTCGCCGCCATCGTCCTGGGGGCGCTCGCGGGGCTGCTCTGGCTCTCGGCGGACCCGGTCACGGACGAGGAGGACGAGGCCGTCCCCGTCCGACGGCGCACCGCCCTCACGGCCCTGACGATCTGGGTGGGGCTGCTCATCTCCCTTCCCGTCCTCGCGGCGCTCGTCCACGACCCGACGCTGGGCATCGTCGACTCCTTCTACCGGGTCGGGTCGCTCGTCTTCGGTGGCGGGCACGTGGTGCTGCCGCTGCTCGAGGCCGAGACGGTCGGCACCGGCCTCGTCGGGCACGGGGACTTCCTCGCCGGCTACGGCGCGGCGCAGGCCGTCCCCGGGCCGCTCTTCACCTTCTCCGCCTACCTCGGTGCGCTGGTGCCCGGGCAGAGCGCCCCGCTCGGGGCCCTCGTCGCGCTGCTCGCGATCTTCCTGCCGTCGGCGCTGCTCGTGGTCGCCGGTCTGCCCTTCTGGCAGCGGCTGCGCCGCTCGGCCCGCGCTCGCCGCGCCCTGGCGGGGGCCGGGGCGGCGGTCGTCGGGCTCCTGGCCGCCGCGCTCTACGACCCCGTCCTCACCCAGGGCATCACCGGTGCGGGGACGATGGTCGTCGCGGCGATCGCCTTCGTCGCCCTGACCGTGTGGAAGGCGCCGGCCTGGGCCGTGGTCATCGGCGCCAGCGTGCTGGGCGCCGGGCTCCTGCAGATCGTCCCTTAG
- a CDS encoding 4'-phosphopantetheinyl transferase family protein: MWHDARSLRSLRSKRLEGSEALRAHLGADIEVGRHCPSCGSTTHGRPWARLADGTSTHVSLSRCGEHLVTVVAEHPVGIDVESIEAVTSRWDPALVLHPSEKHPHDLKEMRRLAHDLKEMRGPAHDLKEMRLLAHDLKEMRQRGAMWCRKEAILKALGTGLSTPMSEIRVADWPVVDIEAPGGLAAAVATIPQAGRGGSSTS, encoded by the coding sequence ATGTGGCACGACGCCCGGTCCCTGCGGAGCTTGCGCAGCAAGCGTCTCGAAGGGAGCGAAGCCCTCCGCGCCCACCTCGGCGCGGACATCGAGGTCGGCCGGCACTGCCCGTCATGCGGCTCGACGACCCACGGTCGACCGTGGGCCCGGCTGGCCGACGGGACGAGCACGCACGTCAGCCTCTCCCGCTGCGGCGAGCATCTCGTGACGGTCGTCGCGGAGCACCCGGTCGGCATCGATGTCGAGTCGATCGAGGCGGTCACCTCACGCTGGGACCCGGCCCTGGTCCTCCATCCGAGCGAAAAACACCCGCACGACCTTAAGGAGATGCGACGTCTTGCGCACGACCTTAAGGAGATGCGGGGCCCTGCGCACGACCTTAAGGAGATGCGGCTTCTTGCGCACGACCTTAAGGAGATGCGGCAGCGGGGAGCCATGTGGTGCCGCAAGGAGGCGATCCTCAAGGCGCTCGGCACGGGTCTGAGCACGCCGATGAGCGAGATCCGGGTCGCCGACTGGCCGGTCGTGGACATCGAGGCACCCGGGGGCCTCGCCGCAGCCGTCGCCACCATCCCTCAGGCCGGCAGGGGCGGCAGCTCGACCTCGTAG
- a CDS encoding M1 family metallopeptidase gives MRRHGTDDYVPGHGDASYDVEHYDLVLDYKIVGNRLSGEATLTCRALQPVSRVELDLHSLNVARVHVDGKPAKYTHRFDRLAVTLGRTVPEGEDFELRIRYAGTPKQVRSRHLGDAGWEELEDGVLVAAQPHGSPSWFPCNDRPDNKATYAIALSVAKGYHVAVAGELVRSTTRGNMTTWTYRQDDPMATYLATVQVGDYRVLEQKGAPVPVRVVAPASRPRAGFEAAFGKQPQMLAFYVELFGDYPFASYTAVITDDDLEIPLESQGLSTFGRNFMSDDWECIRLVAHELSHQWWGNSVTLTHWRDIWLHEGFACYSEWLWSEHVGLMTVGERAEVHHDKVLHDDGDELLLGDPGAELMFDDRVYKRGALTLHALRLKVGDYAFFEVLRTWSAAQRHANVTTAMFVEHAQAVTGEDLAGLFQSWLYEVELPPLPA, from the coding sequence GTGAGGCGGCACGGAACGGACGACTACGTCCCCGGGCACGGGGACGCGTCCTACGACGTGGAGCACTACGACCTGGTGCTCGACTACAAGATCGTGGGCAACCGTCTCTCGGGCGAGGCGACGCTGACCTGCCGGGCGCTGCAGCCGGTGAGTCGGGTGGAGCTGGACCTGCACTCCCTCAACGTCGCTCGCGTGCACGTCGACGGCAAGCCGGCCAAGTACACCCACCGCTTCGACCGCCTCGCCGTCACGCTCGGGCGCACCGTGCCAGAGGGCGAGGACTTCGAGCTTCGGATCAGGTACGCCGGGACGCCCAAGCAGGTGCGCAGCCGTCATCTCGGCGACGCCGGCTGGGAGGAGCTCGAGGACGGCGTGCTCGTCGCCGCGCAGCCGCACGGGTCGCCGTCGTGGTTCCCGTGCAACGACCGACCGGACAACAAGGCGACCTACGCGATCGCGCTCTCCGTGGCGAAGGGGTACCACGTCGCCGTCGCCGGTGAGCTGGTCCGCAGCACGACCCGCGGCAACATGACGACGTGGACCTACCGCCAGGACGACCCGATGGCCACCTACCTCGCCACCGTCCAGGTCGGCGACTACCGGGTGCTGGAGCAGAAGGGGGCGCCCGTCCCCGTCCGCGTCGTGGCACCCGCCAGCCGCCCCCGGGCCGGTTTCGAGGCGGCCTTCGGCAAGCAGCCGCAGATGCTGGCCTTCTACGTCGAGCTCTTCGGGGACTACCCCTTCGCGTCGTACACGGCGGTGATCACCGATGACGACCTGGAGATCCCGCTCGAGTCGCAGGGGCTGTCGACCTTCGGCCGCAACTTCATGAGCGACGACTGGGAGTGCATCCGGCTCGTCGCGCACGAGCTGAGCCACCAGTGGTGGGGCAACTCCGTGACCCTCACGCACTGGCGCGACATCTGGCTGCACGAAGGCTTCGCCTGCTACTCCGAGTGGCTGTGGTCCGAGCACGTCGGGCTGATGACCGTGGGGGAGCGCGCGGAGGTGCACCACGACAAGGTGCTCCACGACGACGGCGACGAGCTGCTCCTGGGTGACCCCGGCGCCGAGCTGATGTTTGACGACCGGGTCTACAAGCGCGGTGCACTGACGCTGCATGCGTTGCGGCTCAAGGTCGGTGACTACGCCTTCTTCGAGGTGCTGCGGACCTGGAGTGCCGCGCAGCGCCATGCCAATGTCACGACGGCGATGTTCGTCGAGCACGCGCAGGCGGTGACGGGGGAGGATCTCGCCGGCCTCTTCCAGTCGTGGCTCTACGAGGTCGAGCTGCCGCCCCTGCCGGCCTGA